AAGAAGTTCTCGAACCGGGCCATTCGTCGGCTAGTGGTGGCACTGGTTTCGGATTGACCATCGTAAAACGAATTGTGGAAGCTCACGGCTGGGAACTGTCCGTGGCCGAGGGAACAGATGGTGGAGCACGGTTCGAGTTCGAGATAGCGGAATAGGGTGAACTAGGGCGTGTTTAGACGCTAGTAAGAGCGGATAAATGTCTAACTTACTAGGAAGTGAAGCGGCAAGACGGGTTTGTGTCCACCAAACTCGCCCGCTTCACTGATCGGGTTGTCTCGCTTGCTCAAAAAGCCGTCGTCGGCGAGCCAGATCCAGCGTTCCAAGAAGAAGATGGCTACGCAGACTGAGTGATCGTGGCGATCCACGGTCTCCGCGAGTACTTAGATCACACGTATCGGCGGCTGCTGGACGTTCTTCACGAGATGCACGGGATTGTCGCGGAACTCGACCTAACAGTGGCTGATTTGCCCGATTTTACGACCGTGTGTACGCGCAAGCAGGATCTCGAAATGCGAATCTGGCGCGTCCTGCTGCGACTGTCGTCGGAGTTGCACGATTTCGGCGATGTTCAGACGATCGACGCAACCGGCATGGATCGGATAGCTGCCAGCCAACACTACGCAAAACGGACGAACTACACGTTCGAAGCGGTGAAAACGACGCTTCTCAGTGATTGCAAGACTGGTGCGATCCTCGACATACATTGCTCGATGAAACAACCGCACGATTCCAAGATCGGCTGGCAGATGGTCAAACGCAATCTCGACAAACTGAACATTCTTACTGCTGACAAAGGATACGACTGGTGGTTACTTCGCCAAAGACTGCGTACAGAAGGCGTTAAACAAGTGATCAAGTACCGCGAATTTGGCTGGCACGGCATCGCCAACAATGTATTTCAAGATGATACGATCTATCATCAACGCTCGAACGCCGAATCCACATTTTTCGCGCTCCGACGCAAATACGGCGAGATTGTTCGTGCGCGAACCTGGCTTGGTCAGTTCCGCGAACTCGTTCTGAAATGCGCCGTCAGAAACATCGGACTCAGCGTCAGCCACTCACGACCGTGAATTTTCGCGTCTAAACAAGCCCCTCTCCTAGATAGTTTCTAATTCGTCTCCTCTAGAAGGAGAACCGGTCTCTGGCTGACTGGAACGCGAGCCGGCCGAGCAACTGAGCAGGCCCTCGCTTGGGCAGGTCGCGCGCGATATCTATTGAGCTCGGTGGCTCACTCCCCCCGATGCCGAGTTCCCACTCCGTCTCGGTCTCGAAGTGCTCGACAGCGGACTCGACGCGTTCCTGAATCGCGTCGGTGTTCATCGTCTTCACGTCACCGTCCGCCATCAGCACGTCGCCGTCGACGATGACCGTCTCCACATCAGCGGACGTCGCGTTGTTGGCGATTTGTGCCGGAATGTTGGTCAGGGGCGTGAACTTCGGCTTGTCCACGTTGAGCAGGATAATGTCGGCGCGCTTGCCGGATTCGAGACTGCCGATCTCGTCGCCGACGCCGAGTGCCTTCGCCCCCTCGATAGTGAGCATCCGCACGAGTTCCATCGAGTGGTACTGCCCGGCCGACCGCTTGAGGTTGGCCGCGAGCCGCGCCTGTCGGGCCTCGCCGAACATGTTGTAGGAGTCGTGCCAGTAGTGGTCGTCGATACCGAGACCGACGTCAACACCGGCTGCACGGAGTTCCGGTACCGGCGTCCACTGTACGTCGCTGCCCGTGTTCCAGTACGAGAAGATCGACGGGCAATGCGCGACGGACGCGTCCGCATCAGCCGTGCGCCGAATGTCTTCGTCGTCCGCTAGGCGGAAGTGCGCGGCTACTAGCCGATCATCGAGGAGGCCGACGTCGTCGAGCAGGTCGAGTGAGTCTTTCGCACCGTTCGAGCGCGCCATCGTGTTGCTCTCTTCGAGTTCGAGCAGATGCGTATGAACGAGCAAGTCGGGGTGATCCGCGGCGAGGTCAGCGGTGCGCTCCCAGAGTTCGCGCGTACACGACCAGTCGTCGTGGGGGTTGATCGTCGCGCGGATGCGACCGTCGTAGGCATCGTGGTACTCGTCGATGAACTCGTGGGCGCGGGTGAACTGCTCGTCGACGGAGACATCCCAGAAGAGGTCGGAGAGTGCCGGGCCGAAGAACCCACGGAGGCCTGCCTCGCCGAAGGTCTTGGCACCGGCGCTCGGACGGACGTCTTGCGAGTTGACGGTGGTGACGCCGCCCGCAAGGAAATTGAGTGCAGCGAGTTCGTACCCCGCCTCGGTTAGGTAGTCGAACTCGCCGTCCGCAATCTGCCCGTAGATAGCGGTCATACTCCCCATCATCTCAAGCAGGTCGACGTCGCTGAACGCGCCGAGCAACGGCGTCAGTTCGAGGTGAGTGTGCGCGTTGACCAGCCCCGGCATCACGAGTTTTCCTTCGCCGTCGATGACGCGGTCAGCCGCGATGTCCGCATCGGCGTCCTGCGACGACCGTACCTCCGTGATGCGGCCATCCTCGACGAGCACCGTGCCCCTCTCGTAGAGCCGATTCCTGTCGTCGACTGTGAGAACGAAGGCATCGTGGATCGCGATGTCGGCAGCCATCTGTTTCGATTTCTGACTGATTGCTCTTCAGGATTAGTGTTGTCGTCTCCATCGGGACAGTACGAGGGGGCAACCTAATCGGGTCGAACGTCATTAATCGCAGGAATGAGGTGGGGGTAACCCGTTACGGGTTGAAATCCACTCTCGGTTTACTGATACTATTTATAAATGGCCCTACGCAGTACTGTGATTCTGAATCAACCCGAAGAAGGATGGGCGCTGCAGGATTTTCCCACCTACAGCCCCGATACGGCCAGAATTCAGCCAGATAGGGCTACCTGTTCGACCATGACACTAGCTGTTATACCATCTCCTGATTCCAGGCAGGCTAACCATGGAATCACTACAGCCAGAGAAAGCGGTCGAAATGTACCTTCAGGAGCGTAGTAACGAAGTATCGGAGTGGACGTACTATTCACACCAGAGTAGACTCGGCCACTTTCTGGATTGGTGTGAGCAGAAAGGAGTAGACAACCTGAACGAACTAACAGGGCGGGACATGCATGAATACAAGCTGTGGCGTCGTGAAAGCGGTATCTCGAAGGTTACGGAAAAGACGCAGATGGACACCCTTCGAGTGTTTATTCGCTACTGTGAAAGAATCGAGGCGGTCCAAGAGAACTTGAGTGAAGCTGTCCAGAGTCCAGACCTCGATAAAGATGAGAACGTACGAGACGAGATCTTGGAGGGAGAGCGAGCAATCCAGATATTGGAGCATCTGGAGAAATACGAGTATGCCAGCTTTCGCCACACTCTCCTTTTGCTCATGTTCAAGTGCGGGATGAGGTTGGGTGGACTCCATTCTCTAGACCTTTCTGACTACGACGAATCGAATATGAGTCTCCACATTGAACATCGACCTGAAACCGAGACTCCGCTGAAGAATAAAGAAGATGGAAGTCGGCTTATCGCACTCTCAAGCTCTCAATGTAGGGTTTTATCTGACTATATCGATGAAAACCGGCACGATGTAGAGGATGACTTCGGAAGGAAACCTTTGCTAACTCGTTCTTCAGGACGACCTCACAAGAATACCATCAGGAACTACGTCTATCAAATAACACGCCCGTGCATGATTGGCGACTGCCCGCACGGACGAGATCCCGACGAATGTGATGATAATAGTTGGTCCGGTGCGAGCAGCTGTCCGGCAACTGTATCTCCACACTCGGTGCGACGTGGCTCAATCACGTATCACCTGTTAGAGGATGTTCCCGATGGAGTGGTGAGTGACCGCATGAACGTGGGGCAAGATACTCTCGACAAGCACTACGATAAGCGAAGTCTGGAAGAAAAGATGGAACAGAGGCGAGACCACTTGCAAGGAATTTAGTCGTCCAAGCTTTCTACAACGGTTCACATATCCGTTCTTCGCTCTCATGACTCGATTGGTATTGGCGAATCACGTTGAATCACTAATTGCCTATCAAGAGCGCTGTGAAAGATTAAGAAGATGGGTGTAGCAACCGTACCAATTCAGGTCACCCATTGAATTTTCACGCAGCATCCTCTGGATCGCCCTGGTGGAGTAGATTCTGAGGTGAGCCAGCGAAACAGTATTACTGACGGGCTTTGAAGATATGACAATGCCAGGGTCCTCTCCCAAACCAGACTGTGACGGCTCTGAGAATAACGGAGGGAGATTTTCTCTTGAGGAATTCTTTGTTGCCCCTTGGGGATTAGCAAACGAAGAACGCCCATTCCATTTGCTTTGGGATGGTGATATTGATAGATTGGAGTTACGGATAGCTGACCCAGTAGAATTAGTTGATGGGTACAATATTCAAGGCGATATTTCAGATTTTGTTAAGGAGTTGCCAGACGATGAAGAGGGATATTGTCTACTGCGGATTTCTGAATCTGATCTCTTAGTCCCGGGATATTTCAATGCGAAATTCAGGATACCCGAGATTTTTGAGAACGCTATGACTGGGCAACCAAT
The window above is part of the Halosimplex rubrum genome. Proteins encoded here:
- a CDS encoding amidohydrolase family protein, which encodes MAADIAIHDAFVLTVDDRNRLYERGTVLVEDGRITEVRSSQDADADIAADRVIDGEGKLVMPGLVNAHTHLELTPLLGAFSDVDLLEMMGSMTAIYGQIADGEFDYLTEAGYELAALNFLAGGVTTVNSQDVRPSAGAKTFGEAGLRGFFGPALSDLFWDVSVDEQFTRAHEFIDEYHDAYDGRIRATINPHDDWSCTRELWERTADLAADHPDLLVHTHLLELEESNTMARSNGAKDSLDLLDDVGLLDDRLVAAHFRLADDEDIRRTADADASVAHCPSIFSYWNTGSDVQWTPVPELRAAGVDVGLGIDDHYWHDSYNMFGEARQARLAANLKRSAGQYHSMELVRMLTIEGAKALGVGDEIGSLESGKRADIILLNVDKPKFTPLTNIPAQIANNATSADVETVIVDGDVLMADGDVKTMNTDAIQERVESAVEHFETETEWELGIGGSEPPSSIDIARDLPKRGPAQLLGRLAFQSARDRFSF
- a CDS encoding tyrosine-type recombinase/integrase — translated: MESLQPEKAVEMYLQERSNEVSEWTYYSHQSRLGHFLDWCEQKGVDNLNELTGRDMHEYKLWRRESGISKVTEKTQMDTLRVFIRYCERIEAVQENLSEAVQSPDLDKDENVRDEILEGERAIQILEHLEKYEYASFRHTLLLLMFKCGMRLGGLHSLDLSDYDESNMSLHIEHRPETETPLKNKEDGSRLIALSSSQCRVLSDYIDENRHDVEDDFGRKPLLTRSSGRPHKNTIRNYVYQITRPCMIGDCPHGRDPDECDDNSWSGASSCPATVSPHSVRRGSITYHLLEDVPDGVVSDRMNVGQDTLDKHYDKRSLEEKMEQRRDHLQGI